The following are encoded together in the Apus apus isolate bApuApu2 chromosome 7, bApuApu2.pri.cur, whole genome shotgun sequence genome:
- the GADD45A gene encoding growth arrest and DNA damage-inducible protein GADD45 alpha gives MTLEELPGDLRTAGRMEQAGDALEEVLSKALSQRSLTLGVYEAAKLLNVDPDNVVLCLLAADEEEEGDAALQIHFTLIQAFCCENDINILRVSNPGRLAQLLLPATGPDPPADLHCVLVTNPHASQWKDPALSQLMGFCRESRYTDQWVPVINLPER, from the exons ATGACTCTGGAGGAGCTGCCCGGGGACCTCCGCACCGCCGGGAG GATGGAGCAGGCGGGGGACGCGCTGGAGGAGGTGCTGAGCAAGGCGCTGAGCCAGCGGAGCCTCACCCTGGGCGTCTACGAGGCCGCTAAGCTGCTCAACGT GGACCCGGACAACGTGGTGCTGTGCCTTCTGGCGGCCgacgaggaggaggaaggggacgCGGCCCTGCAGATCCACTTCACCTTAATCCAGGCCTTCTGCTGCGAGAACGACATCAACATCCTGCGGGTCAGCAACCCGGGGCGActggcccagctcctgctgcccgCCACCGGCCCCGACCCGCCCGCCGACCTGCACTGCGTCCTCGTCACG aaccCTCACGCCTCGCAGTGGAAGGACCCAGCGCTGAGTCAGCTGATGGGATTTTGCCGGGAGAGTCGCTACACGGATCAGTGGGTGCCGGTGATTAACCTCCCGGAGCGGTGA